The Besnoitia besnoiti strain Bb-Ger1 chromosome Unknown contig00157, whole genome shotgun sequence DNA segment ccgatatacttctgaagcatcttgtgcatttgctagtgttcaacatctagttagagaggtagcagcaggatgggaatttaggatgttgcatgcaacaactgcttctttcgtcttcttgtgtatcttaatacacatgtctcgaggtatgtataactccagctatagttatttaactactgcttggatgtctggtttagttttatatctacttactatagccactgctttcctcggttatgtactaccatggggacagatgagtttctggggtgctacagtcattactaatctcctttctccaataccatatttagtaccttggttactcggtggatactatgtatctgatgtaacattaaaacgattctttgtattgcactttatattaccttttgtaggttgcattctaattgtattacacatcttctatttacatttaaatggttctagtaaccctgcaggtattgattccgcacttaaagtagccttctatcctcatatgttaatgaccgatgctaaatgtctatcctatctaattggtttaattttcttacaaacggcttttggtttgattgaattatcgcacccagataactccataccagtgaaccggtttgtaactccgcttcatatcgtacctgaatggtactttttagcatattatgcggtgttaaaagtaatcccatccaaaaccggtggtttgttagtatttatgtcctctctcattaacttagctcttttatctgaaattcgagctttgaatactcgaatgttgatacgacaacattttatgactcgaaatgtagtcagtggatgggtaattatttgggtatacagtatgatcttcttgattattattggtagtgctattccacaagcgacttatatcttatatggtagattagctactatcgtatatcttactaccggattggttctatgcttatac contains these protein-coding regions:
- a CDS encoding cytochrome b (encoded by transcript BESB_029690), yielding MSLFRAHLVFYRCALNLNSSYNFGFLVAITFVLQIITGITLAFRYTSEASCAFASVQHLVREVAAGWEFRMLHATTASFVFLCILIHMSRGMYNSSYSYLTTAWMSGLVLYLLTIATAFLGYVLPWGQMSFWGATVITNLLSPIPYLVPWLLGGYYVSDVTLKRFFVLHFILPFVGCILIVLHIFYLHLNGSSNPAGIDSALKVAFYPHMLMTDAKCLSYLIGLIFLQTAFGLIELSHPDNSIPVNRFVTPLHIVPEWYFLAYYAVLKVIPSKTGGLLVFMSSLINLALLSEIRALNTRMLIRQHFMTRNVVSGWVIIWVYSMIFLIIIGSAIPQATYILYGRLATIVYLTTGLVLCLY